DNA from Streptomyces rishiriensis:
CTGCCGGGCGCCGAGCAGTCGTTCCCCGTCCAGGAGACGGGGCCCCGGCCGCAGCTCTGACCCGGCGAGCACCCCGCGCGTCAGCGATACGCGACCCGGACCGGCGGTTCTGCGCGCGTAGACAGCTCGCTGCCCCGTGGAAGGAAGAACAGGGCGCAGAGGTGCAGCGGTTCCGGCTCCCGGTTCTCCGCCATGTGCACGCCCTGCGGCCCCACCGGTTCGACGATGCATCCGCCGGTGGGCGTCACGCACTCGGAGCCGTCCGCCAGGGTCCGGGTCAGGACGCCCGCCGTCACGACGGCGACGACCCGGCCCTCGTGGTAGTGCCAGGGCAGCGAGTGGCCCGGCGGGATCTCGTACTCGGCGACCACGACCCTGGTGTTCTCCGGTACGGCCAGGGCCAGCCGTTCGGTGAGCAGACCGTCGGCGAGCAGGGCCGGTACGGGTTCGGCGGTGGGCCGGGCTCCGACGGGCGACGGTCGGTTCACGCGGCGGTCGTCCGGGGCGGGCGGGGGCCGGGGATGCCGGGGCCGATCGGGCCCGCCGTGCGATCTGACGTGGCCGGGGTCATGTTCCGCTGGTCAGTGCGTTCCACGGCAGCGACACTAACCCACGTGCGTCACGCGGACCTGACCGGGTGTCATCGAGCGCCGTCGAGCGCACCGGTCATCTTCCGCCCCA
Protein-coding regions in this window:
- a CDS encoding cupin domain-containing protein produces the protein MNRPSPVGARPTAEPVPALLADGLLTERLALAVPENTRVVVAEYEIPPGHSLPWHYHEGRVVAVVTAGVLTRTLADGSECVTPTGGCIVEPVGPQGVHMAENREPEPLHLCALFFLPRGSELSTRAEPPVRVAYR